The genomic DNA ACGATCGTCTCCAGCTTCGGCGCGCGACCCCACCACTTCTCGTTGCGCTTCTGCGTGATGACGCCGCCGCTGGAGTCGATGTCACTGACCACGTACGGGCCGTACGACGGGGTGGGCTCGGAGGTGAAGCCCTCGTTGAACGTCTTCGGGTCGGAGGAGACCGCAGCCGGGATGCTCGGGTAGAGCACGGTGATCCAGTCCGCGAACGGGCTGGCGAACTCGATCTCGCCGGAGAACTCGTCATCGGTCTGACGGATCTCCTTGATCTGGTCCCAGCCGATCGGGGAGACGATGAGGAACTCCTCGTTCTTCCCGTTGGTGGCCTTCCACAGGGAGATGAGGTCCTCGACGACGATGGGGTCGCCGTTGTCCCAGACCGCGTTCTTGTTGTACGTGAACGTCACGATCTGCGGATCCTCGCTGGTGAGCTCGGCGCTCTCGATGTAATCCGGGTTGAGCGTCTTCTCGCCCTTCTCCGAGTACAGGATCTCGTGGCCGTAACCCATCGGCGAGCGGATGTCGGTGAGATCGGCCAGGTTGCCGTCCGTCTGCGCAGAGTTCCAGTTGTTGGGCAGCTGGGAGACCGCGAGGGTGAGGCTGCCGCCGTCGGCGACGGCGTCGTACTCGGCGACCTCCCACGCGGTGCTGGGGAGCTGGGACTGCTCGTCGGCAGCCTTCTGGTTCTCCTCCTCGGCGGCCTTCTGCTGCTCCTCGGCGGACTTCTGACCTCCGCAGGCGGACAGCGCGGCGGCGGATCCGACGACGGCCGTGCCACCCAGGAACAGGCGTCGGGTGCTGGTGATGGTCATGATGTTCTCCCTCTTCTTCGTGGGCCCGCCGTCACGCGCTGGTGACGGACGTGCTGGTTCCGACGTCGATGGCATCGAGCCGGCCGATCGCGTCCACGTGGTGGCAGGCCACGCGGGATGCACCGTGGGTGCGGGGGGTCGGGTCCTCGGCGCGGCAGAGCGCCTGCCGGTCCTCGTCGAGGAGCAGGTACAGGGGGCAGCGGGACGCGAAGGAGCACCCCTGGATGTCCTCGGTGGGGCTCGGGAGGTCCCCCTTGAGGATGATCTGGTTGCGCTCGCGCTCGATCGTCGGGTCGGGGACGGGCACCGCGGACATCAGGGCCCTGGTGTACGGGTGGCGGGGCGAGGCGAAGACCTCCGCGACCGGGCCGTACTCGACGATGCGCCCGAGGTACATGACGGCGATCTGATCCGAGATCTCGCGGACGATCGCGAGGTCGTGGGCGACGAACAGGTAGGACAGCCCCAGCTGGTCGCGCAGGTCGGCCAGCAGGTTCATGACGCCCGCCTGCACGGACACGTCCAGGGCCGAGACCGGCTCGTCCAGGACCAGCAGCTTGGGATCGGTCATCAGGGCGCGGGCCACCCCGATGCGCTGACGCTGGCCGCCCGAGAACTCGTGCGGATAACGGTCGGTCATCCGCGGGTCCAGACCCACCAGGGCGAGCTTCTCCTTGATCAGGGCGTCGCGCTCGCCCTTGGGGACCTTGTGGACCGTCAGCGGCTCGCCGACGATGTCGCCGACGGGAAGCCGCGGGTCGACCGCGGCCATCGGATCCTGGAAGACGATCTGGACGTCGTTGCGCAGCGAGAGCCGGTCGCGCGTGGACAGCGAGCCGACGTCCTTGCCGGAGACCTTCAACGTGCCGGCCTGGGGCGCGATCAGCTCCATGATCTCCAGCGCGGTGGTGGACTTCCCGGAGCCGGACTCGCCCACCAGGCCGAGGGTCTCCCCGGGACGGATCTCGAAGTCGACCCCGTCGACCGCGCGGACGGTGCCGATCTCCCGGCGAAACACCGCGCCCTTGAACAATGGGAAGTGCCGCACCAGCCCCTGTGCCGCGACGACCGGCTCCTGCGTGGAGCGGTCGCCGACCTCGCGCGGCTCGAACGGCGGGCGGGGGAAGATGTCCGAGGTCGACAGGGTGCCTGCGGCGATCTCGTCGGCCCGATGGCAGGCGACGCGACGATCGGTGTCCAGGACCACCTCGAGCTCGGGCTCGGTCCGGCGACATCTGTCCTGCACGGCGGGGCAGCGCGGAGCAAAGGGGCAGCCCGGGGGCAGTTCGGAGAGCACCGGCGGACGGCCCTCGAGGGGGACCAGGCGGTCCTTCCCGGCGCGCAGCATGTTCGGCACCGAGCGCAGCAGCCCCATGGTGTACGGCATCCGCGGAGTCGCGAAGATGTCGTCGACGGGGCCGGTCTCGACCAGCTTGCCCGCGTACATCACGGCCACCCGGTCCACGTTGCCGGCGACCACGCCGAGGTCATGGGTGATCAGCACGACGGCGGCGCCCGTGACCTCCTTGGCTTTCTGCAGGACCTCGAGGATCTGGGCCTGGATGGTCACGTCCAGGGCGGTGGTCGGCTCGTCGGCGATGATCAGCGTCGGATCGTTCGCCATCGCGATGGCGATCATCGCGCGCTGGCGCATACCTCCGGAGAACTCGTGGGGGAACGCCTTCGCCCGCCGTTCAGGGGCGGGGATCCCGACGATCTTCAGCAGCTCGATGGCCCGCTTGCTCGCGCTGTCGGCGCTGAGGCCCTTGTCGTGGAGGGTCAGCGCCTCCTCGATCTGCTGGCCGATCGTGTACACGGGCGTCAGCGCGGACAGCGGATCCTGGAAGATCATCGTCATGTCCTTGCCGCGCAGTGCGGACAGTGACCTGTCGTCGAGCCCCAGCAGGGACCGGCCGCGGTAGAGGATCTCGCCGTCGATCTGTGCGGAGGAGGGCAGCAGACCCATCACCGCCAGGGAGGAGACCGACTTGCCGGAGCCGGATTCGCCGACGATGCCGAGGAACTCGCCCTCACCGACCGAATAGTTGACGCCGCGCACCGCCCGGACGCCGCCGGTGGCGTTCGGGAAGGTCA from Brachybacterium sacelli includes the following:
- a CDS encoding dipeptide ABC transporter ATP-binding protein, coding for MPEPILEVKDLTVTFPNATGGVRAVRGVNYSVGEGEFLGIVGESGSGKSVSSLAVMGLLPSSAQIDGEILYRGRSLLGLDDRSLSALRGKDMTMIFQDPLSALTPVYTIGQQIEEALTLHDKGLSADSASKRAIELLKIVGIPAPERRAKAFPHEFSGGMRQRAMIAIAMANDPTLIIADEPTTALDVTIQAQILEVLQKAKEVTGAAVVLITHDLGVVAGNVDRVAVMYAGKLVETGPVDDIFATPRMPYTMGLLRSVPNMLRAGKDRLVPLEGRPPVLSELPPGCPFAPRCPAVQDRCRRTEPELEVVLDTDRRVACHRADEIAAGTLSTSDIFPRPPFEPREVGDRSTQEPVVAAQGLVRHFPLFKGAVFRREIGTVRAVDGVDFEIRPGETLGLVGESGSGKSTTALEIMELIAPQAGTLKVSGKDVGSLSTRDRLSLRNDVQIVFQDPMAAVDPRLPVGDIVGEPLTVHKVPKGERDALIKEKLALVGLDPRMTDRYPHEFSGGQRQRIGVARALMTDPKLLVLDEPVSALDVSVQAGVMNLLADLRDQLGLSYLFVAHDLAIVREISDQIAVMYLGRIVEYGPVAEVFASPRHPYTRALMSAVPVPDPTIERERNQIILKGDLPSPTEDIQGCSFASRCPLYLLLDEDRQALCRAEDPTPRTHGASRVACHHVDAIGRLDAIDVGTSTSVTSA